A region from the Tachyglossus aculeatus isolate mTacAcu1 chromosome X2, mTacAcu1.pri, whole genome shotgun sequence genome encodes:
- the CTSB gene encoding cathepsin B has protein sequence MWQSVAVLCCLLALTSARAGASFLPLSLEMTNYINKLNTTWRAAHNFPHADMSYVKRLCGTFLNGPKLPERVGLANLDMKLPENFDARQQWPNCPTIKEIRDQGSCGSCWAFGAVEAISDRVCVHTNGQVSVEVSAEDLLTCCGLECGMGCNGGYPTGAWTYWTKKGLVSGGLYDSHVGCRPYSIPPCEHHVNGSRPPCSGEGGETPKCSKKCEDGYSPSYREDKHFGSNSYSVPSNEQEIMAEIYKNGPVEGAFSVYEDFLQYKSGVYQHMTGEEVGGHAIRILGWGVENGTPYWLAANSWNTDWGENGFFKILRGKDHCGIESEIVAGVPRTDLYWGRRS, from the exons ATGTGGCAGTCCGTAGCCGTCCTCTGCTGTCTGCTGGCGCTGACCAGCGCGCGGGCTGGAGCCTCCTTCTTGCCCCTGTCCTTGGAGATGACCAACTACATCAACAAGCTGAACACCACCTGGCGG GCCGCCCACAACTTCCCCCATGCTGACATGAGCTATGTCAAGAGGCTGTGCGGGACCTTCCTGAATGGTCCAAAGCTCCCAGAGAG agTGGGACTAGCCAACCTTGACATGAAGTTGCCCGAAAACTTTGACGCAAGGCAACAGTGGCCCAACTGCCCGACCATCAAGGAGATCAGAGATCAGGGGTCCTGCGGTTCCTGCTGG GCATTCGGCGCCGTGGAGGCAATCTCCGATCGGGTCTGCGTCCACACCAATGGCCAGGTCAGCGTCGAGGTGTCCGCTGAGGACCTACTGACCTGCTGCGGCTTGGAGTGTGGCATGGG CTGTAATGGGGGCTACCCTACTGGAGCCTGGACCTACTGGACCAAGAAGGGCCTGGTGTCCGGAGGTCTCTACGACTCCCACGTGG GCTGCAGACCCTACTCCATTCCCCCCTGTGAGCACCATGTCAACGGCTCCCGGCCCCCCTGCTCCGGCGAGGGCGGGGAGACCCCGAAGTGCAGTAAGAAGTGTGAAGATGGCTACTCCCCCTCCTACAGAGAGGACAAGCACTTTG GCTCCAACTCGTACAGCGTCCCATCCAACGAGCAGGAGATCATGGCAGAGATCTACAAGAACGGCCCCGTGGAAGGAGCCTTCTCCGTGTATGAGGACTTCCTGCAGTATAAGTCTG GAGTGTATCAGCACATgactggggaggaggtggggggccaTGCCATCCGCATCCTGGGCTGGGGTGTGGAGAACGGGACCCCCTATTGGCTGGCTGCCAACTCTTGGAACACAGACTGGGGAGAGAACG gttTCTTCAAAATCCTGCGTGGGAAAGACCACTGCGGGATCGAGTCGGAGATCGTGGCCGGGGTTCCCCGCACAGACCTGTATTGGGGCCGGAGGAGCTGA